ATAATACCGAAGATATTTTCTGAACTTTGAGCAATACTTATATGTACccatgtaataaaaagttagagATTCTTTATGAGTATATtatagattaaaaagaaaagtagattttttatatttagcaaAACTCGAGTATAGTTTTCTTATACGCTTAGagataaagtattatttttgagtaattttacctaaatattattatagtttttctaATATGTTTTTGTCTGGCAAGTTTAGTTTTATGAGACActaactacttaataatgaggaactgaaactggaggatacgacagtttttctcctaacgttagattctaaacttcaatggggccctcatgttaataatttatcgaacaggcttagttctgctgcctatgcggtaaagaagatacgccatatgactgacgtagaaactgctagactggtatattttagttcacagcattatgtcatatggaattttactttggggtaatgctgctgatattagcactattttcgtgctgcagaagagggctgttcgttcgatctacaaaatgggtccgagagagtcattgagagataaatttaaagattctaaaataatgacagtgtatagtcagtacatatttgaaaatttaatgtacgttcataaagacatttctaaatttaagaaaaatatgactgcaataatttaaacattagaagtaagaataaacttacaataaacctactaggttacataaaatgcATAATTCGttcaaaggaaattgcatacaattctataataaactaccaattgacatcttggagatgcctcttaaaaagtttgtattaaacgtaagcttatagaaaagtcctattatagtataaaggactatgtaatcgataaaaaagcttgggtgtaaataattgctctaaccaggttgctcttctaataatttaaaatgacattgtgagatggcgataacaaaaaaaaaacacccggctaagtttgttgtggacttcttagGCCAgcacgcgtttggaaccctcgtagctttagtttttagtctacgaatgtggttatcgccatcatctcactaccgtgtaattcttatgtacgcatcaaaagtgccaccaatgggcctacttgaataaagatatttttgactttgactttgactttgactttgggaGTGAACATAGAAGCAGGATACTTTACTGTACACAAAATACACAATATACTTTATTAATGTACAAACGTCACATAGCTGTACAACACAATTATTGACTCCCTTATAAAAGCGATCGTTGCCTGGCAAAAgagattataaaacaattttttcctttttcaGGTTCACACTCAGAACCAGCGCAACCGTCCGTCCCAAAACCTGCTCCTCAAACCCCCACCAGAAACTTTGATTCGCCACCCAGCTATCCTGCACCCGCACCCCCACAAAACACCCACGGCTCCCCTTACGGCGCAAATTCACCATATGACAACTCACCTTACGGTGGCGGCAGTTCATCGCATGGTGGTAATTCGCCATATGGCGGAAGCGCTCCTTACGGTGGTAGCTCCCCATACGGCGGTAATTCCCCGTATGGCGGATCTTCTCCTTACGGAGGTAGCGGTGGCAATTCCCCATACGGCGGCAGCAACCCTGGTGGTTCACCATATGGGGGTTCATCTCCATACGGTGGAAACTCCCCCTACGGAGGTTCCTCCAACAGAGGAGGATCAAACCCCTACAGCCCAAGCTCAGGCAGCGGCGGAAAAAGTGCCCTGGACAACATATTCAACACTTTAAGCAACTTCGCCGGTGGCCATGGATCTAATACGGGAGGCTCGAGCCCTTTCGGCTCCAGCTCAAACACCGCTGGAAAAGGACCCCTCGACAGCATATTAGGCACACTAAACAACTTTGGTAGCAACAGCCATGGAGGTAGCACTCCTCAGGGCGGCGCGGGATTGTCTAACATCTTTGGAAACATACTCGGTAATTTGTCCAAAAACGGTGGCGGTTTGAACGGACTTTTTAACACTAGACCCATAATGGAGAATCCAAATTACAACTCCTATAGCTCTAATTCCAGGGGTTCTAATCACTAAAATTGTCCATCAGGGAATCAGCCTACAAACCAACAGCCATCCCAGAATAGAAATGTAAGGCCAAATTACGCCCAGCACAATCTAGCCACTACGAGGAAGCCGGCTTACTATGGATGGAATGTTAGGTAAATTTTACCGCAAAAAGACTAACCTCTAGCGCTGTGGCTTATATTGGTGTTATCAAATTCTTTGCATGAGCACTGCTGGTGTAAAGGCActtcctattattattttactttatttgattgtacatattgtaataaaatgtatacacTAGAATTTATACTTTTGACAGAATTATGATTTGCTTAGGTAGAGGATTTATAAAAGTTGATTCGAATTGTAGAGCCGAACTGCTGGCATAATTAATAAACGTGAGAATTATTATGCATTGTTTTGGTACGCTTCAAATAGCACCTTTCTAATTATGATAATCAGAAGGTAGAAAAACGCTGCCTAATTATTTCGACTTTATGTcaagtttattatttgaatcCGTTTTAGAACCAAGTACATTTCGCATACTATAATTTCTTGTTTTTGATATATGATTGATTGGCTTTCCGCCTTAGTTTTCTCTGACATTTGTAGTTTGGTGCCATGAAATCTAAAGTAAACTGGCATCTTTTAGGCGTACAGCTTTTACCATCACACCTGATAGCAGTATCTGACTAGTATAAGCTGTGAGCTATATCTGAAGCTGgtcatatattaaaaaaaaaaaaacagctttagTGGACTGCATTGTTCGGCTCTATTATGTCAATCTCGAATTTTTTgctgctttttttaaatatgattaaaatactctattaacttaattttttgtcGCTTTAACATGAaggaaaatgtaataaaaatactaattttcGTTTTCTAcctatacttattaatatttaactattttaacaCAATACTTTAAGATCTTTATGGTAAACAATAATGATTCTTCTTAATCATCCATaaatgtattgtaaaaaaaaaacaaaagacacaatttaattaatagatactaccaaaacaataacttttttttggCAAAGCTTGCATGAATTTCTGTTAAgacgcattttttttattttgacaatcTCGTAGCTAATGAATCTCAAATGCCAATCATAACAATAGGCTGGTGGTATTCAGATTCCTAATTCTATATGGCAATCGAAATCTCCTTCCTAATTTCTCATCTGCAATTTATGACGTCACAAAATGAGTTTCGCGCGTGCTATTCACGTCATACAGAACTAGCactcagtagccttagtacaagatttgcttgcgAAGAGAAAAAGAGTAAATCGAATAGTCGTTTCCGAGTGTGTAAAGACTTGAACAACTGAttaaaattgatcttatttgAATCGCACtaaagttcaaatttgcctacaattctttagctcaggcttttgacagaactttTGTAAAATCAAAAACAGAATT
This portion of the Pararge aegeria chromosome 14, ilParAegt1.1, whole genome shotgun sequence genome encodes:
- the LOC120629098 gene encoding pro-resilin yields the protein MRLSMDWRTALVVLGLLCYTDGFSKYGRSCKDIGCLNSEVCVLAEDQCSYGQTSNCGTYPTCKKKSQVQGSHSEPAQPSVPKPAPQTPTRNFDSPPSYPAPAPPQNTHGSPYGANSPYDNSPYGGGSSSHGGNSPYGGSAPYGGSSPYGGNSPYGGSSPYGGSGGNSPYGGSNPGGSPYGGSSPYGGNSPYGGSSNRGGSNPYSPSSGSGGKSALDNIFNTLSNFAGGHGSNTGGSSPFGSSSNTAGKGPLDSILGTLNNFGSNSHGGSTPQGGAGLSNIFGNILGNQPTNQQPSQNRNVRPNYAQHNLATTRKPAYYGWNVSVTVILSYLTHLYIKNVINA